In Nocardioides daphniae, the DNA window GATGAGGTGTGGTTACAGGCAGACCGGCGAGGTGTTTCCGATAGCCGAGCTCTGCCAGGGTGGCCGTGTCGATGCCTCGCTCGTCGGCGTACTGCAGGACATCGTGAGGGAAGCCATCAGCGACCAGCAGGCCGCGGAGAACACCGTTTGCGAGACCTAGAGACCGGAAAGCGTCCAGGTATCCCACGAGTTGGTCTACGGCCTCCAGATAGCCGCCAGTCGCTTTCAACTCGACGATCAGCGTGCCTGGCGACCCGTCGCTCTCGACCAGGTCGAATACCAGGTCGGGTCGTCGCCGGTCAGGCAGGACGAACTGTTGCCGCTTCAGCTGCACGTCGTACCCGATGGCAAGGAGGCACTCGGTGTGGTGGACAACCCAAGCCTCAAGATCGCGTTCCAGCCCGACACTGCTCAGTCGGTAGCGGCGTTCCTGCGCGAAGGTGTCGAACCATGCCTCGGCGATCGCAACGGCCTCCATTCCTTCTGGGCCGTCAGCGTCGTCTATGCCGAGCGCGTCGAGAAGGTCGATGAGCACCCGTAGGTCGCTGGCAACAGGGTGGCGCAGGTAGACCGGGAGCGGGATGCCGAGCCACTGCGCTGTGGCTTCCATATCGCCTAGGTTCCACGCCTCGATGTCGGCATCTGACGCGTCGTCGATGCGCGCGGCAAAGACGGGAGCGACGGGGTCGCTTGCGTAAGTCAGGCTGAACGGCGGAGCGAAGATCGTGTACCCGTCAAGAAACAAGCCGTCGATGGCGTCGCGCAGTGCAGCGACCACGGTAGCCGTCCTCTCCCGTGATGCGCCGGTCACCGCTTCGATGGTCTGGAGAACTGCAATGTCTTCTTCGATGCGTCGCATGGCGTTCTCCGTGTCCTCCAGAGACACCCTCGGTCTCCCTGCTAAGACGTATACGTATCAGACGTCACCGACACAGATGTGGCCATGACCTCGTTTGGTGGACCTCGGGTTATGCGGATTCTTGAACGGTCGCAGTCTGGTTGGAGTGCTGCATCTCGACGGCCACGGGACTGATCTGGCCACCCGAGGAGTGCCTTCGTCGGCGGTTGTAGCGGTCCTCGATCGAGGCCCCGACATGGCGCAACGCAGTTCCCTAACCTAACGCTCCAGCTCGGCGGTCGCTCTCCCGATCGCTCGCTCCCGAAGCTCGTCGGTACCTCGTCGGGTTCGCCCACGACTTCATCTGCCGTGGAATGTGGGCCTCCATCACTGCCGGCGCGCGACAGCCGTCTCAATACCCTGGGCCCGGCTGCGACTCGCCACCGCTGGTGTCGGCTCGCCCGTGGTGACCTCTACGCGCCCGTGGGCGAGTGACCCGAGACCCGTCAGGCGGCCACGGGCGAATTTTGGTGCCCCCCGAGGCGCACGCTCGGGGCATGGAGCACACAGCACAGCGGCGGCCCGCGATCTCGCGGTGGGATCCGATGCTGCCAGTCCAGTTGTCCGAGGCACCTGACCTCGTCACCGCGTCCACGATGCTCGCGTCGCGCGACATCCCCGTCTTCCCGTGCGTGGCTGGCGGCAAGCAGCCGCTGACCAGGCACGGGTTCCACGATGCGAGCGCCGACCTCGCCACGGTGCACGAGTGGTGGAGTCGGTGGCCGGACGCGAACATCGGCATGCCGACAGGGATCGCGTCGGGGGTCGACGTGGTCGACATCGACGTCCACGCAGGCGGCAATGGGTTCGACTCATTTGAACGGGCCCGCGGGGAGGGCCTGGCCGAGGGATGGGCCTGGCTCGTGCGCACCCCATCCGGTGGCGTGCACGCCTCCTACCTGCGGGACACCTCCGCCGACGCTGCCGCCACATCGCTGACCGAGCAACGCTCCTGGCAGGCACCCTCACGGCACATCGACTTCCGCGGCGACGGCGGCTACGTGGTGGTCCCGCCCTCCCGGACGACGGCCGGCGCCGACGAGGCGGGGAGGTACCGGCTGCTCGCTGTCTCCCAGCATCCGATCTCGCCGGTGGACGCTGCAGCACTGAGGGCGTTCCTCGAGCCACCTCGGGCGGATCTCCCGTCCCCTGCAGCGGCGCAACTCCTGACGCGGCCGGACCGTCTGGCGGCGCAGGTCGAGCGGCTGCAGCAGGGCGAACGCAACCGCGGATTGTTCTGGGCTGCCTGCCGTATGGTCGAGGACGGTCACGCGTTCGACGCGACCGCCGACGCCTTGGGCCCCGCCGGACGCACCATTGGTCTGGAGGACCGCGAGATCCTCGCCACGATCCGATCGGCCTACCGCAGCACCTCACCCCGACCCACCTCTGCCACGAGGACGTCGCGGCTGTCTGAGGTGGTGGCGTTGTGAACACTCTCCACAGCTACCGGCACCACGACCACCGTGTGCTCCCCCGGCCCGACCACACGTCATTCCAACCCAGCTCTGGGGTGGCGTGGGTGCGTCCCACCGAGCTGGCCACCCTGGCGGGGTCGAGAGTGGCCGGACGTGGGATCGACCTGCAGGCCGACCTGGCCCGACGAGCGCGGCGAGCCCCACTGACCGCAGCCCAAGCGGTGCGGCGAGCGACGCGGACGCCCGCAGATACCCCCGACGTCCCCTCACCTTCATCACGCGGACAACGGCCAAACCACGGGGTGTCACTGTGAACGCCGTCGTGGACACCCCGGTGGACTTCACCACCGCGGAAGGGTTGCGGTTGATGTTGGTGCGGCTGCGCTACTGCTCCACCGGTTGGGCTCAGGACCCTGAGGCGTCGGAGTTGATGCAATACGTCATGGACAAGTACGCCGCCTTGGCCCGCAAGTACGGCTACGAACCAGTGGAGGCCGCGGTCGCTGCCTTCGAGGCCATGCACGCGCGAGCTGTGCGTGTCGCGGATGACCCGTGGGCTGTCATCACCCACGCCGTCGAGCTCACCTTGATCTACGACCGGCGCGCTGATGGGTTGCTGTGCTCGAACCACCAGGCCCGACGCGAGACTGGAGTGGAGCGTCACGACGCCGACCGGTTCTGCGACCGCAGAGGACATCCTCGACTACCACCCGGCCTTCGCGATCCCGGCACCGCAGGACGCGATCGACTTCGATGCCATCGACAGGGCCCGCGGCAGCGGTTCCGTCGACGGCCTCGGCTCCACGGACGACGAGGATGAGCCCACGAACGCGTGGGACGCGGTCGATGACGCGGTCGCGGTGTTCGTGGCGTTCGACTGGCCTGAGGACGTCGCGCGATCCGCGATTGAGTACATCTGTACGCGGCTGATGCGCGCCGGCAGCCGGCGTACGGCCTTCGAGGCCCTGCGTCGCGACCGCAGCGTGGAAGCGCTGATGGATGTTGACCACCGCGCGTGGCTGGTGATCCTGCGGGTGGTGCTGGGCAACCCACACCCCGACCGGCAGCACACCACCGCGGGTCGCGGCATGCTCCTGCGTCTCGTGGTGGGCGACTTTCCCGAGGACCTGATCCATGACCCGGCGCTCGCGGCCGAGATCGCGAGCATCAGGCACCCCCGACGGATGTGGAGGGGAGACGTCCATGTCTGAACACGACGGTCACATCGAGCTGGAGCGCAGCGTCAACTCCATCCGCGTCGGGGCCCGCCACCGCCACCACCCCGACGAAGGGGTCGAGTCCTTGATGGCGTCGATCAAGAACCTCGGCCTGCTGCAGCCGATCACCATCACGCCTGATGGAGTCCTGGTCTGCGGAGCCCGTCGATTGGCGGCGATCAAGCAGTTGGGGTGGCGCACCGTAAAGGTGTGGGTGCGCTCGGGGATCTCCGACGACCTGTCGCGGCTGCTGGCCCAGCAGGACGAGAACACCGAACGCAAGGAACTCACCCCCCGGGAACAGGCCGCCCTCTTCACGGAGCTGCGGCGACTGATGAGCGAGGACGCGGCACGCCGCCAGGAGGCTTCGCGTTTCGGCGCCAACACCACGGTCACCGACGGCGCGGAGCCCGGCGACGCAGGCGGGGTCCCCGGTGCTGCCGAATCGGCAGCACCGCGCGGACACCTCACCAGTCGCCACCAAGCCGCACTGGAGGTCACGGGGAAGGCTTCGTACTCGTTGCTGGAGCAGATCTCCAAGATCGAGCGGGTCGCCGCCGACCGGTCCTTGCCGGAAACGTTGCGACGCCTCGCCGAGGCCGAGCTCGAAGCCATCGACGACGGGGCGGCCGTGAACCCGGCCTACCAGCGGCTGCTGGCGGCCCACGACCTCCTCGCCGTCGGCAACGCCCGGCCCGGGCCTTCCACTCCAACGGAGAAGGATCAGCTCGACAACAAGGCGGCCGACACGTTCGTTCCTCACAGCCAAAAGCGCGCCAGGATCGCCCGTGGCCCTGGGACGTCGAGGCGGTCTCTGCGGGCCTTCGTGTTGACCTGGAGCGATCTCGACGGCTGGTCGCGGTTCTACGACCCGCGCGAGATCGCTGCCCAGCTCTCCGCCGAGAACTGGCAGATGTTCGAACGCGTCCTCGCCGAGACCATCACGTTCGCCGACGAGGTCCGGACTCTGCGCGCTGCCCGCGTCTCCGCATGAGCACCGGGGGCACGCGTACGCACCTGTCCGATGTCCCCTCACATCTGGGAAGCCACGATGCCCACTCTCTCTCCCCTTCGCTCCCCCACCCGCCGACTGCTGGCCATCGCCCTGGCCATCTCCGCGGCCGCAACGACGTTGATCGCGTACGCCGTGTGGCGCGGCGCGTCCGGGCCTTCGGGGTCGCCGTCCCCTCCCCGCTCCGACCAGACGATCCCGCTCCTTGTCGAGGCGCCGGCCGCGCGTACGCCCCAGCAACTTCGCTCCTTGAGCCGCACGGATGACCCCCAGGCTTTCGTCCGGGAGGTCGCGTTGGCCCTGTTCGGCTTCGACACCACCACGGTGATCACCCGCGCCGACCACCTCGCTCAGCTCGTGGAGGTGGCGGACCCGACCGGGGAGTCCGCCCCCGGCCTCGTCTCGGACCTCGACAACTACCTCCCCACCCCGCAGGCGTGGACGCAACTGGCGCAGTACGAAACCCGGCAGTGGCTCGCGATCGACTCGATCACCACACCGTCAAAGTGGTCAGAGGCCCTGGCGCAGGCCGGCGACGAACTGCTGCCCGGTACGACCGCGCTCACCGTGCGCGGTGTCCGTCATCGCGAGGGCGTCTGGGAAGGCGAGCACGTCGCCTCCGACCACGAGGTGGCGTTCACGGTGTTCATTGTCTGCGCCCCGGCCTACCCCCAGTGCCACCTGCTGCGGTTGTCCCTGCTCGACCGGCCGCTCGAGTAGCCAGGGGCAAACATGCTGAAGGTCGTGTTCACCGGGCTTCTTGCCCTGCTCTTCGGTCCCGCGATCCTCCTGATCTCGATGGGGACGGTGCTCAACCCTGCGGCGCAGGCCAACTGCCTGCCCTCGGCCGCCGCCTCTGGCACGGACGCAAGTGACGCGGCGAGTGTTCCGGAGTCCGCCCGGGTGGTGTTTCCCCTTCCCGCGGGTACGTGGGTGCGCACCAGCGGCTACGGCATCCGGGTGCACCCGATCACGGGGGAACGGAAGCTGCACAGCGGTGTGGACTTCGCCGCCACCGTCGGGACCCCCATCGTGGCGGCAGCCGATGGGCGAGTCGTATTCGCCGGCCCCGCCACCGGATACGGGCACTGGATCGTCATCGAGCACACCGTCGCCGGGAGGCGCGTGGCCACGGGGTATGCCCACATGTACGCCTCCGGCCTGCACGTCGCGGCGGGTGAGACCGTCACCGCCGGCCAGCACATCGCGGACGTCGGCAGCGACGGCTACTCCACCGGCGCCCACCTCCACTTCGAGGTTCGCCCCGGCGGCGCGGGCGCAGACCCAGCTGACCCGGAGCCGTGGCTCGCCGCCCAAGGTGCAGACGCCGCGGCCGTCGATGTCGAGGCAGTGGCCGCGGGGTGCGCGTCGCCGACTGCGGGTCCGGCGGCACCGTTTCCCGGCCAGGATCCCGGCGCCATGGTTGACGACCCCACCAGCGACGGGCGCATCACCGCCCGTACCGCCCACGTGCTGGCCCAAGTCCGCACCCGCTTTCCTGCCTCGTCGTGGGCGTGCTGGTCGCTACGTTCGGGACCGTCCGAACATCCGCTGGGTCGTGCCTGCGACGGCACCTTCGGCAACGCCATCGGGATTCCGGCCACCGGACGTTCCCTGGACCTGGGGTGGAGGGTGACCAACTGGTTGAAGACCAACGCTTCCGACCTCGGGGTGGAGTACCTGATCTGGCAAGGCCGGATCTGGTCTCTGGCCCGCGACGGCGAGGGCTGGCGGTCCTACAACGGCGGCGGGATGCACGACCCCGGCAACGTCACCGGCGGGCACTACGACCACCTGCACTTCACGGTCGCCGTCTGACGACGACCTGGCTCCCGGACCAGCCCCTGGCCTCTCAGCGGCGACGCGGCCGCACCTACCGGTCGTGAACCTCTCCCAACTCCCGCTCCCCGTCGTACGCCCGACTTCGGCGCCGTGGGTGGCACCAGTGAGCTCAACGCCGTCGTCGGCGCGCTGCTGACCTACGGGCTGATCGTCGCGGTGCTCATGGTCATCGTCTGCGCGACCGTCTGGGCGTTCGGCTCGGCCCAGGGCAGTTGGCAGGCAGCCAGCCGCGGCAAGACCGGGCTGCTGGTGGCACTCGCCGGCGCGGTCCTGACCGGCGGCGCGCTCGCCTGGGCCAACTGGCTGATCGACCTCGGAGCAGGACTCTAGGGACGGGACCCACACCTGACCCACAGGGCCATCCGGTCCATTGATTCAGGAGGAACCCGCGATGCAATTCACCGTCTCGAGCTTCGCCGCACACGCGGTGACCGTGCTTCCCCACGAGGTCACCATCAGCCCGAACTCCAACGGGCTTCCCGGCATCAGCCAGCTGCGCTCGATCGTCGGGGCATCCATGACCGTCGGGTTAATCCTCGCGGTCCTCGCGCTGATCATCTCCGCGGTCGTGTGGGCCCTCGGTGCCAACTCCTCCAACCCGCACCTGGCGGGCCGTGGGAAGGTCGGCGTCCTCGTCGGTCTGGGGGCCGCCGTCGTCACCGGGGCGTCGGTGGCGCTCGTCAACTTCTTCTGGAACGTGGGCCAGCAGGTCTGAAACCGACCTGACGAATCCGAGCTAGGAGGTAGCGACGATGGCCGATGTCTGCGAAGTTCCCGTCATCTCCGGGGTGTGCGAGAAGGCCGGCGAGGCCGCCGGAACCCTGGTCGCAGCCCCCTTCGACTGGTTAGCCCAGTCCCTCGCACACGGTGCGGGCTGGATGTACCAGGCCGTGTGGTCGACCATCGACTCGACCACCATGGTCGATGCCACCAGTGGGGAACTGACCGGGTCTACAACATCCTCTTCGGCGTCGCGGTCTTCGTG includes these proteins:
- a CDS encoding cell wall protein, with the protein product MPTLSPLRSPTRRLLAIALAISAAATTLIAYAVWRGASGPSGSPSPPRSDQTIPLLVEAPAARTPQQLRSLSRTDDPQAFVREVALALFGFDTTTVITRADHLAQLVEVADPTGESAPGLVSDLDNYLPTPQAWTQLAQYETRQWLAIDSITTPSKWSEALAQAGDELLPGTTALTVRGVRHREGVWEGEHVASDHEVAFTVFIVCAPAYPQCHLLRLSLLDRPLE
- a CDS encoding DUF6112 family protein, which translates into the protein MQFTVSSFAAHAVTVLPHEVTISPNSNGLPGISQLRSIVGASMTVGLILAVLALIISAVVWALGANSSNPHLAGRGKVGVLVGLGAAVVTGASVALVNFFWNVGQQV
- a CDS encoding ParB/RepB/Spo0J family partition protein, with the translated sequence MSEHDGHIELERSVNSIRVGARHRHHPDEGVESLMASIKNLGLLQPITITPDGVLVCGARRLAAIKQLGWRTVKVWVRSGISDDLSRLLAQQDENTERKELTPREQAALFTELRRLMSEDAARRQEASRFGANTTVTDGAEPGDAGGVPGAAESAAPRGHLTSRHQAALEVTGKASYSLLEQISKIERVAADRSLPETLRRLAEAELEAIDDGAAVNPAYQRLLAAHDLLAVGNARPGPSTPTEKDQLDNKAADTFVPHSQKRARIARGPGTSRRSLRAFVLTWSDLDGWSRFYDPREIAAQLSAENWQMFERVLAETITFADEVRTLRAARVSA
- a CDS encoding M23 family metallopeptidase — encoded protein: MLKVVFTGLLALLFGPAILLISMGTVLNPAAQANCLPSAAASGTDASDAASVPESARVVFPLPAGTWVRTSGYGIRVHPITGERKLHSGVDFAATVGTPIVAAADGRVVFAGPATGYGHWIVIEHTVAGRRVATGYAHMYASGLHVAAGETVTAGQHIADVGSDGYSTGAHLHFEVRPGGAGADPADPEPWLAAQGADAAAVDVEAVAAGCASPTAGPAAPFPGQDPGAMVDDPTSDGRITARTAHVLAQVRTRFPASSWACWSLRSGPSEHPLGRACDGTFGNAIGIPATGRSLDLGWRVTNWLKTNASDLGVEYLIWQGRIWSLARDGEGWRSYNGGGMHDPGNVTGGHYDHLHFTVAV
- a CDS encoding bifunctional DNA primase/polymerase; translation: MEHTAQRRPAISRWDPMLPVQLSEAPDLVTASTMLASRDIPVFPCVAGGKQPLTRHGFHDASADLATVHEWWSRWPDANIGMPTGIASGVDVVDIDVHAGGNGFDSFERARGEGLAEGWAWLVRTPSGGVHASYLRDTSADAAATSLTEQRSWQAPSRHIDFRGDGGYVVVPPSRTTAGADEAGRYRLLAVSQHPISPVDAAALRAFLEPPRADLPSPAAAQLLTRPDRLAAQVERLQQGERNRGLFWAACRMVEDGHAFDATADALGPAGRTIGLEDREILATIRSAYRSTSPRPTSATRTSRLSEVVAL